The Pyricularia oryzae 70-15 chromosome 5, whole genome shotgun sequence genome includes a region encoding these proteins:
- a CDS encoding eukaryotic translation initiation factor 3 39 kDa subunit: MRPILLSGHERALTQVKFNPDGDLIFSVAKDQHICVWFAHNGERLGTYHGHQGAIWTVDCDPTSTIIATGSADNTIKLWEIKTGRCLHTWEFPTAVKRVEFSPDGTRLLGVTEKRMGHLGTIVVLDVKLDVDAEQNPERAMTIVCDESKATVAGWSYLAKYIIAGHEDGSVSQYDAKNGDQLHSVQIHDMGSEIRDLQWSQDRTYFITASKDKTAKLVTARDLEVLKTYPADTPLNSAVITPKKDYVILGGGQAAMDVTTTSARQGKFEARFYHKIFEDEIGRVRGHFGPLNYVAAEPNGKGYASGGEDGYVRVHQFDKGYFDFMYEVERERKNKMEQAQQ; this comes from the exons ATGAGACCCATCCTTCTTTCGGGCCACGAAAGGGCCCTGACCCAAGTCAA ATTCAACCCCGACGGCGACCTCATCTTCTCGGTAGCCAAGGATCAGCACATCTGCGTCTGGTTCGCACACAATGGCGAGCGCCTGGGTACCTACCACGGCCACCAGGGTGCCATCTGGACCGTCGACTGCGACCCGACCAGCACCATCATCGCTACTGGTTCCGCCGACAACACCATCAAGCTGTGGGAGATCAAGACGGGCCGCTGCCTCCACACCTGGGAGTTCCCCACCGCCGTCAAGAGGGTCGAGTTCAGCCCCGACGGCACTAGGCTGCTCGGTGTTACCGAGAAGCGCATGGGCCACCTCGGAaccatcgtcgtcctcgacgTCAAGCTTGACGTTGACGCAGAGCAGAACCCCGAGAGGGCCATGACCATCGTCTGTGACGAGAGCAAGGCCACTGTTGCTGGATGGAGTTACCTTGCCAAGTATATCATTGCCGGTCACGAGGACGGCTCAGTCTCGCAATACGACGCCAAG AACGGCGATCAACTCCACTCAGTTCAGATCCATGACATGGGTAGTGAGATCAGGGACCTTCAGTGGTCGCAGGACCGCACTTACTTCATCACGGCCTCCAAGGACAAGACCGCTAAGCTCGTCACTGCCCGGGACCTCGAGGTTCTCAAGACATACCCCGCGGATACACCGCTGAATAGCGCTGTCATCACCCCCAAGAAGGACTACGTCATCCTCGGTGGTGGTCAGGCCGCCATGGACGTTACCACCACCTCTGCTCGCCAGGGTAAATTCGAGGCTAGGTTCTACCATAAGATCTTTGAGGACGAGATCGGCCGTGTCAGGGGTCACTTCGGTCCTTTG AACTACGTCGCTGCTGAGCCAAACGGCAAGGGTTACGCCTCTGGCGGTGAGGACGGTTACGTCCGTGTACACCAGTTCGACAAGGGCTACTTTGACTTTATGTACGAGGTTGAGAGGGAAAGGAAGAACAAGATGGAGCAGGCACAGCAATAA
- a CDS encoding ISWI chromatin-remodeling complex ATPase ISW2, translated as MPRASRASAAADTDASMVDAAPESAKRRGDEMEVDETPDYTDSDTNPNTTASSVAGDLTVDGRKRRTEANQLRRSIFGRKHDRLGESKEDDTLRRFRYLLGLTDLFRHFIETNPDPNIRNIMEKIDAQNQEATKGKKGASRQGGASSGRVRRTEAEEDAELLKDEKHGGSAETVFRESPAFIQGTMRDYQIAGLNWLISLHENGISGILADEMGLGKTLQTISFLGYLRHIMGITGPHLVIVPKSTLDNWKREFGKWTPEVNVLVLQGAKEERAALIAERLVDESFDVCITSYEMILREKSHLKKFAWEYIIIDEAHRIKNEESSLAQVIRLFNSRNRLLITGTPLQNNIHELWALLNFLLPDVFGDSEAFDQWFSGEGQDSDTVVQQLHRVLRPFLLRRVKADVEKSLLPKKEVNLYLKMTEMQRTWYQKILEKDIDAVNGANGKRESKTRLLNIVMQLRKCCNHPYLFEGAEPGPPYTTDEHLVYNSGKMVVLDKLLKRLKAQGSRVLIFSQMSRVLDILEDYCVFREYKYSRIDGGTAHEDRIAAIDEYNKPGSEKFVFLLTTRAGGLGINLTTADIVILFDSDWNPQADLQAMDRAHRIGQTKQVYVYRFLVDNTIEEKVLERAAQKLHLDRLVIQQGRAQVAAKAAANKDELLSMIQHGAAKVFNKDSDGDVVKSADDIQDDDIEAMLASGESRTRELNARYEKLGIDDLQKFSSESAYDWNGENFALVNKSKDIGANWINPAKRERKEQTYSVDKYYRQAIYGHTGQPKEVKPKAPRPPKQVHIQDYQFFPPELRDLQDRETAFYRKEIGYKVPLPDGDDATLSDREAEQALDQQEIDNATPLTEEEQQRKQELSEEGFSEWNRRDFQQFVNGCHKFGRNDFEGIATEVVGKTAAEIKAYSKVFWQRYTEIADYHKYIKTIEDGEEKLRKIEHQRKMLRKKMSQYRVPLQQLKINYSVSTTNKKVYTEEEDRFLLVQLDKHGIDSDGIFETIRDEIRDSALFRFDWFFLSRTPTELSRRATTLLTTIVKEFDDMNTTKGTNGTANGRAKRDVDDEENDEDSILGMAPPKKKAKNGVKNKTLDNVKSTTASKNNSAAPSRASSVNSNTSPAPPAKSKAKGKKK; from the exons ATGCCTCGAGCGTCGcgggccagcgccgccgccgatacCGACGCGTCAATGGTGGACGCCGCGCCTGAGAGCGCAAAGCGCCGAGGCGATGAGATG GAAGTGGACGAGACCCCCGATTATACCGATTCAGATACCAACCCAAACACCACAGCAAGCAGCGTCGCTGGAGACTTGACAGTGGACGGCCGCAAGCGTCGCACAGAAGCAAACCAGCTTCGCAGGAGTATATTTGGCAGGAAACACGACCGCCTTGGCGAGTCCAAG GAGGATGATACTCTGCGGCGATTCCGGTATCTCTTGGGCCTAACGGACCTTTTCCGTCACTTCATCGAGACCAACCCCGACCCCAACATCCGCAACATCATGGAGAAGATCGATGCGCAAAACCAGGAAGCGACCAAGGGAAAGAAGGGAGCCAGTCGCCAGGGTGGCGCGTCTAGCGGTAGGGTTCGCCGGACAGAAgccgaggaggacgcagaGCTGCTCAAGGACGAGAAGCACGGAGGATCGGCCGAAACGGTCTTTCGCGAGTCCCCTGCTTTCATCCAGGGCACCATGCGAGACTACCAGATTGCAGGTCTTAACTGGCTGATCTCACTACACGAAAATGGTATTTCGGGCATTCTTGCCGACGAGATGGGTCTCGGAAAGACGCTACAAACCATATCTTTTCTGGGATACCTCCGGCACATTATGGGCATTACGGGCCCTCACCTGGTCATAGTACCCAAGTCGACCCTGGACAACTGGAAGCGCGAATTTGGAAAGTGGACTCCCGAGGTCAATGTGCTTGTCTTGCAGGGAGCCAAGGAGGAGCGCGCAGCCTTGATTGCCGAACGTCTTGTCGACGAGAGTTTCGACGTCTGTATCACCAGTTACGAGATGATCCTCCGCGAGAAGAGCCACTTGAAGAAGTTCGCCTGGGAGTACATCATCATCGACGAAGCCCATCGCATCAAGAATGAAGAGTCTTCCCTGGCTCAGGTCATCAGGTTATTCAACTCGCGTAACCGTCTCCTGATCACTGGCACCCCGCTGCAGAACAACATCCATGAGCTTTGGGCTTTGCTCAACTTTCTTCTACCAGACGTGTTTGGAGACTCGGAGGCCTTCGACCAGTGGTTCTCAGGTGAAGGTCAAGACTCGGATACTGTGGTTCAGCAACTACACCGTGTCCTGCGACCTTTCCTACTGCGCCGTGTGAAGGCTGATGTGGAAAAGAGCCTGCTACCCAAGAAGGAAGTCAATTTGTATCTCAAAATGACCGAGATGCAACGCACATGGTATCAAAAGATTCTGGAGAAGGACATTGATGCAGTGAACGGCGCCAATGGCAAGCGCGAGTCCAAGACCAGACTTCTTAACATTGTCATGCAGCTTCGGAAGTGCTGTAACCATCCTTACCTGTTCGAGGGCGCTGAGCCCGGTCCGCCATATACCACTGACGAGCACCTGGTCTACAACTCGGGCAAAATGGTAGTCCTGGACAAGTTGTTGAAGCGTCTGAAAGCTCAAGGAAGCCGTGTGCTCATCTTCTCCCAAATGAGTCGTGTTTTGGACATCCTGGAAGACTACTGTGTTTTCAGGGAGTACAAGTATAGCCGTATCGATGGAGGTACCGCCCACGAGGACAGAATCGCTGCCATCGACGAGTACAACAAGCCCGGTTCGGAGAAGTTCGTCTTCCTTCTGACTACTCGTGCCGGTGGCTTGGGAATCAACCTGACTACTGCAGACATTGTCATTCTGTTCGACAGCGATTGGAATCCCCAGGCCGACTTGCAGGCTATGGATCGAGCTCACCGTATCGGTCAAACAAAGCAAGTCTACGTCTACCGCTTCCTGGTGGACAATACTATTGAGGAAAAGGTCTTGGAGCGTGCTGCACAGAAGCTGCATCTGGACAGGTTGGTTATCCAGCAAGGCAGGGCTCAAGTTGCTGCCAAAGCAGCGGCGAACAAGGACGAGCTGCTGTCGATGATCCAGCACGGCGCGGCCAAAGTTTTCAACAAGGATTCCGATGGTGATGTGGTCAAGTCTGCCGACGACATCCAAGATGACGACATCGAAGCCATGCTTGCTTCCGGTGAAAGCCGTACTCGCGAGCTCAACGCTCGTTACGAGAAGCTTGGTATCGATGACCTGCAGAAGTTCTCGTCCGAGTCTGCCTACGACTGGAATGGCGAGAACTTTGCCCTGGTGAACAAGAGCAAGGATATAGGGGCCAACTGGATCAACCCAGCCAAACGAGAGCGCAAGGAGCAGACCTACTCGGTGGATAAGTACTACCGCCAGGCCATCTACGGCCACACAGGCCAGCCCAAAGAGGTCAAACCCAAAGCGCCTCGTCCCCCGAAGCAGGTACACATACAGGATTATCAGTTCTTTCCACCAGAGCTTCGTGACCTGCAGGATAGGGAGACTGCTTTCTACCGCAAGGAGATTGGCTACAAGGTGCCTCTGCCCGACGGCGATGATGCTACCCTGTCGGACCGGGAGGCTGAGCAGGCTCTTGATCAGCAAGAAATTGACAACGCCACGCCACTCACCGAGGAAGAGCAGCAGCGGAAACAGGAGCTTTCAGAGGAAGGATTCTCGGAATGGAACCGCAGGGACTTCCAACAATTCGTCAATGGTTGCCACAAGTTTGGGCGAAACGATTTTGAGGGCATCGCCACCGAAGTGGTGGGCAAGACGGCTGCGGAAATCAAGGCCTACTCCAAGGTCTTTTGGCAGCGCTACACCGAAATTGCCGACTATCATAAATACATCAAGACGATCGAGGACGGTGAGGAGAAGCTCCGCAAGATCGAGCATCAGCGCAAGATGCTACGCAAGAAGATGTCGCAGTACCGTGTACCATTGCAGCAGCTCAAGATCAATTACTCGGTGTcgacaacaaacaaaaaggtgTATACCGAAGAAGAGGACCGGTTCTTGCTCGTCCAACTTGACAAGCATGGTATCGACTCTGACGGCATCTTTGAGACCATCAGAGACGAGATCCGTGATAGCGCACTCTTCCGCTTTGACTGGTTCTTTTTGAGCCGCACCCCAACCGAGCTCAGCCGTCGCGCAACCACCCTGCTCACTACCATTGTCAAGGAGTTCGACGACATGAACACGAccaagggcaccaacggaacCGCAAACGGCCGTGCCAAGCGTGACGTTGATGATGAGGAGAATGACGAGGACAGCATCCTGGGAATGGCACCTCCAaagaagaaggccaagaACGGGGTCAAG AACAAGACACTGGATAATGTCAAGTCAACGACAGCAAGCAAAAACAACTCGGCAGCTCCGTCGAGGGCATCAAGCGTCAACTCCAACACATCACCTGCACCTCCGGCCAAGAGCAaggccaagggcaagaagaaaTAA
- a CDS encoding vacuolar transporter chaperone 1: protein MSSQPLLQTAPGKRIALPTRVEPKVFFANERTFLSWLNFTVVLGALAVGMLNFGDRPAFISSIMFTLVAMFTMGYALWQYHWRAATIRKRGQAGFDDRFGPTMLAIILFLAVVVNFVLRVTYDKNKKV, encoded by the exons ATGTCGAGCCAGCCGCTACTTCAAACCGCACCGG GCAAGCGGATCGCGCTCCCGACGCGGGTCGAGCCCAAGGTCTTTTTCGCAAACGAGCGAACCTTCCTATCATGGCTCAACTTCACCGTCGTTCTGGGCGCCCTCGCCGTCGGCATGCTCAACTTTGGTGACCGTCCGGCCTTCATCTCCTCCATCATGTTCACGCTGGTCGCCATGTTCACCATGGGTTATGCGTTGTGGCAATACCATTGGCGTGCGGCTACCATCAGGAAGCGGGGCCAGGCAGGATTCGACGACAGGTTCGGCCCGACTATGCTGGCCATCATCTTGTTCTTGGCCGTCGTGGTCAACTTTGTGCTGAGGGTCACGTatgacaagaacaagaaggtgTAA